In Alkalihalobacillus sp. FSL W8-0930, a single window of DNA contains:
- the pulA gene encoding type I pullulanase: MTLRLHHPFPFGSLCLVGFPDIHIPLQIKDVVRTDEFDQLFDCSGNDLGLDYSAEGSTFIVWTPTAYLVELVLFKNWYERPCESYPFKREENGIWRCETSGDYSGYWYQYRVYNPGKEAACIVDPYAKYLSVNGQKAMIGSTVPLADIRSLHALPKEQSILYEVHIRDFSIAHSSGINGKATYLGLVEEHTVNQEGFQTGMYYVKELGITHVQVMPVQEFQTVDESNRFKSYNWGYDTTHLFAVEGSYSTDPYHGLTRVIELRETVNEFHKQEIRVIFDVVYNHVYVWENSNLEKLVPGYYFRHHSNGKISNGTGVGNDLASERTMVRKLIVDSVRYLITEFNIDGLRFDLMGILDLKTMNEVADVCKEYKDGFFLLGEGWNMQTAYPSNQLATIEQAHQLPDISFFDDQCRDALKGSIFSIQDKGFGHPGSSSEKLKEAISGGAERFHSPTQAIHYVEVHDNQTLWDRLVKLHPDENQTTIQRRHKLLTSMILLSQGIPFIHAGQEFCRTKFGIENSYAHPDWINQMDWHQRSRHQAYISYVKGLILIRKMYAGFQLNTFEKIDAHLTWLHGESDFLAYQLKHPSNKRAYAQTMLVFHNGSLQQKTLQCKVSGIWQVCVDEKAASLVPLYSLRGEEIKVSPLSTLVCIQ, from the coding sequence TTGACTTTACGCTTACACCATCCCTTCCCATTTGGTTCACTCTGTTTGGTAGGATTTCCAGATATACACATTCCGTTACAGATAAAAGATGTTGTTCGGACAGATGAATTTGACCAATTATTTGATTGCAGTGGCAATGATTTAGGTTTGGACTATTCTGCTGAAGGTTCTACCTTTATTGTTTGGACACCTACAGCTTATCTTGTGGAGCTCGTATTATTCAAAAATTGGTATGAGCGACCATGTGAATCATATCCATTCAAACGAGAAGAAAATGGCATTTGGAGATGTGAGACCTCAGGAGATTACAGTGGGTATTGGTACCAGTATAGAGTATATAACCCTGGGAAAGAGGCAGCATGCATTGTTGATCCCTATGCCAAATATCTTTCTGTTAATGGGCAAAAAGCGATGATTGGCAGCACAGTTCCATTAGCCGATATACGATCTCTTCATGCATTACCAAAAGAACAGTCCATTCTCTATGAGGTGCACATTCGTGATTTCTCGATTGCTCATTCAAGTGGCATAAATGGGAAGGCTACGTACTTAGGATTGGTTGAGGAACATACGGTGAACCAAGAAGGGTTCCAAACGGGAATGTATTACGTAAAGGAACTAGGGATCACTCACGTTCAAGTGATGCCAGTCCAAGAATTTCAAACAGTGGATGAGAGCAATCGATTTAAGTCGTATAATTGGGGTTATGATACCACTCATTTATTTGCGGTCGAGGGTAGCTATTCAACAGATCCCTATCATGGTCTTACTCGAGTCATAGAGTTAAGAGAGACGGTCAATGAATTCCATAAGCAAGAGATAAGGGTGATCTTTGATGTGGTTTACAACCATGTCTATGTCTGGGAGAATTCTAATCTTGAAAAATTAGTTCCAGGATATTATTTCAGACATCATTCAAATGGAAAGATCAGCAATGGAACAGGTGTAGGAAATGATCTTGCCTCAGAGAGAACCATGGTGCGAAAATTAATAGTGGATTCGGTTCGCTACCTTATCACGGAGTTTAATATCGACGGGTTGCGTTTTGACTTAATGGGAATCCTTGATCTCAAGACGATGAATGAAGTTGCTGATGTATGTAAGGAGTATAAAGATGGCTTTTTCCTTTTAGGAGAAGGCTGGAACATGCAAACAGCTTATCCCTCTAATCAGCTGGCAACAATTGAGCAGGCCCACCAGCTGCCAGATATCTCTTTCTTTGATGATCAATGTAGAGATGCATTAAAGGGTTCCATTTTTTCTATACAAGACAAAGGATTTGGCCATCCAGGAAGCTCCTCAGAAAAACTAAAAGAAGCAATAAGTGGAGGGGCAGAACGGTTTCATTCACCTACTCAAGCCATTCACTATGTTGAAGTACATGATAATCAGACTCTTTGGGACCGATTGGTGAAATTGCATCCAGATGAAAATCAAACAACTATTCAGCGACGTCATAAGCTTTTAACAAGCATGATCTTACTGTCTCAGGGAATCCCTTTTATCCATGCAGGACAGGAATTTTGTCGCACTAAGTTTGGAATTGAGAATAGCTACGCTCATCCTGATTGGATAAATCAAATGGATTGGCATCAACGTTCTCGTCATCAGGCTTACATCAGCTATGTAAAAGGGTTAATTTTAATTAGGAAAATGTACGCAGGTTTTCAATTAAACACTTTTGAAAAAATTGATGCGCATTTGACCTGGCTTCATGGGGAATCAGATTTTTTAGCCTATCAGTTAAAGCATCCTTCAAACAAGCGTGCCTACGCTCAAACGATGCTTGTTTTTCATAATGGAAGCCTTCAACAGAAAACGTTGCAATGTAAAGTTTCAGGGATATGGCAAGTTTGCGTTGACGAAAAAGCTGCTTCTTTGGTACCATTGTATTCACTGCGTGGAGAAGAGATTAAAGTCTCTCCGCTTTCTACACTGGTTTGTATCCAGTAG
- the purU gene encoding formyltetrahydrofolate deformylase produces the protein MTQSLPTNRGRLLVACLDQPGIVASISSFLQKQGANIVQSDQYTTDPEGGMFFMRVEFDWSSTNDHFDQIKERFVEIASAFDFDWRMERATRKKKMVIFVSKENHCLLELLWKWKAGELHVDIPLVISNHPDQKEEVEGYGIPFVHIPVEKGRKQEAEKKAIDLVKQYDADFVVLARYMQILSPTFVQEFPKKIINIHHSFLPAFIGANPYAKAFERGVKLIGATAHYVTDDLDEGPIIEQDIMRVNHRYSSAELKVAGRNVERIALARAVNWHHEDRVIIHGNKTIVFS, from the coding sequence ATGACCCAATCTTTACCTACAAATAGAGGACGTCTGTTGGTTGCATGCCTTGACCAGCCTGGAATCGTCGCATCTATCTCAAGCTTCTTACAAAAGCAAGGAGCAAATATCGTTCAGTCGGACCAATATACAACCGATCCAGAAGGCGGAATGTTCTTCATGCGTGTTGAGTTTGACTGGTCTTCAACAAACGATCATTTCGATCAAATAAAAGAACGTTTTGTAGAAATCGCTTCTGCGTTTGATTTTGACTGGCGAATGGAGCGAGCAACTCGCAAAAAGAAAATGGTCATCTTTGTATCAAAGGAAAACCATTGTTTATTAGAGCTCCTATGGAAATGGAAAGCTGGCGAGCTACACGTAGATATTCCGCTTGTTATTAGTAACCATCCAGATCAAAAAGAAGAAGTAGAAGGATATGGCATTCCATTTGTGCATATTCCCGTTGAAAAAGGACGTAAGCAGGAAGCGGAGAAAAAAGCGATTGATCTAGTTAAGCAATATGACGCTGACTTTGTTGTGTTAGCGCGTTATATGCAAATCCTTTCCCCAACGTTTGTTCAGGAATTTCCGAAGAAGATTATTAATATTCACCATTCGTTTCTCCCTGCTTTTATTGGTGCAAATCCATATGCAAAGGCATTTGAACGTGGTGTGAAATTAATTGGTGCGACAGCTCATTATGTAACAGACGACTTGGACGAGGGACCAATCATCGAACAGGATATTATGCGAGTAAATCATCGCTATTCAAGTGCAGAGCTTAAAGTAGCCGGGCGAAACGTTGAACGAATCGCTTTAGCCCGAGCAGTAAATTGGCATCATGAGGACCGTGTGATCATTCACGGAAACAAAACAATTGTCTTTTCCTAA
- a CDS encoding type II toxin-antitoxin system HicB family antitoxin yields MRTGSDLLNQVRPEDFTWYLRQVPNWIGSKEYMIELEGIDGCVSFGETIREAKKGLYEALHLWLKRYGEEALPAAGNEGAQLIHLIPEMTDVEVQYINEELQKLI; encoded by the coding sequence ATGAGGACGGGAAGCGATCTTCTAAACCAAGTACGTCCTGAGGACTTCACTTGGTACCTTCGACAAGTTCCAAATTGGATAGGTAGTAAAGAATATATGATTGAACTTGAAGGAATTGATGGTTGTGTAAGTTTCGGTGAGACCATCAGAGAAGCGAAAAAAGGGTTGTATGAAGCACTTCATCTCTGGCTTAAGCGATACGGGGAAGAAGCACTTCCTGCTGCTGGGAATGAGGGTGCACAATTAATTCACCTCATACCTGAGATGACGGATGTTGAGGTACAATATATAAACGAAGAATTACAAAAGCTGATCTAA
- a CDS encoding nuclease-related domain-containing protein: protein MAHIIRISDYTSRYQTDIQRYSSQFTRMKKERWHYLQESWKREFAEVIRLEYEDLSESSAIAEVWSKTVNKVRNWTMGLPEQKSEKEREYEVFQQTKQLFRDEIFEKQLLWAGVPDAELLSQDLIIDWKQDLWLKQLGIELPDNCFIFYKPVLYVKKAEIELDTLLITPTEIICLTCLKGEALSVFEVNSDRYWIEYVNQERRKRLSPIPALERMERVIQNILSQHDRMMPIRSIVIAADSIIDHRTVGMKVDFLDKRSFSEWKSKLVHSNIPLKHQQVKACETLLQYCESGESIERNIAEPEMFS, encoded by the coding sequence GTGGCTCACATTATTCGTATTTCTGATTATACATCACGTTATCAAACGGATATTCAACGATACTCAAGCCAATTCACTCGTATGAAAAAGGAACGCTGGCATTACTTGCAGGAATCTTGGAAAAGAGAATTCGCTGAGGTCATTCGACTTGAATATGAAGATTTATCGGAATCCTCTGCGATTGCTGAGGTCTGGTCAAAAACCGTGAATAAGGTTAGAAATTGGACAATGGGATTACCTGAACAAAAGAGCGAAAAGGAAAGAGAGTATGAAGTCTTTCAACAAACAAAGCAACTGTTTCGAGATGAAATCTTCGAAAAGCAACTTCTTTGGGCTGGAGTTCCCGACGCGGAATTATTAAGCCAGGATTTGATCATTGATTGGAAGCAAGATCTATGGTTGAAGCAGCTTGGGATCGAGCTACCTGACAATTGTTTTATATTTTATAAGCCAGTGCTTTATGTGAAAAAAGCGGAAATAGAGCTAGACACACTTTTAATCACCCCTACTGAAATCATCTGTCTAACCTGTTTAAAAGGGGAAGCATTAAGTGTCTTTGAAGTAAACTCCGATCGTTATTGGATTGAATACGTGAATCAAGAGAGACGGAAGCGGCTAAGTCCAATTCCTGCATTGGAGAGAATGGAGCGAGTCATTCAGAACATTCTCTCACAGCATGACCGGATGATGCCCATTCGGAGTATCGTCATTGCAGCGGACTCGATTATCGATCATAGGACGGTAGGGATGAAAGTTGATTTTCTAGACAAGCGTTCATTTTCTGAATGGAAATCAAAGCTTGTCCATTCAAACATTCCGTTAAAACATCAACAAGTAAAAGCATGCGAAACACTACTTCAGTATTGTGAGAGTGGAGAGTCTATTGAACGAAATATAGCCGAACCTGAAATGTTCTCATGA
- a CDS encoding LrgB family protein — protein MINLLLMTTLTLLCYIGGRWIYRLFPNPLLLPVITGTALLLCVLFLFEIPYESYINGAGWLETVIGVAVVALAYPLYRQLTILKKYRISLLVGTSVGSLIGVFSTFLLTSLLGVDQGTIASLLPKSVTTAVAIDLAESTGGESSLAAIFVTVAGVTGTILYSLICKWFRIDHVVGRGVAVGSASHAIGTAKALEFSEEEGAISSVAMTLCAIMVSILIPVVALIWF, from the coding sequence ATGATTAATCTGTTACTTATGACAACCTTAACTCTCCTTTGTTATATAGGGGGGAGATGGATCTATCGACTATTTCCAAATCCGTTATTACTACCGGTTATTACAGGAACGGCTCTATTGTTATGTGTCTTATTTTTGTTTGAGATCCCATATGAAAGCTACATTAATGGAGCGGGTTGGCTTGAGACTGTTATTGGAGTAGCTGTTGTGGCATTAGCTTATCCATTATATAGACAACTAACTATACTTAAGAAATACCGAATTTCGTTATTAGTTGGGACATCTGTTGGTTCTCTAATTGGTGTGTTTAGTACATTTCTATTAACGAGCTTATTAGGTGTAGATCAAGGGACAATTGCTTCCCTCTTACCAAAATCGGTGACAACAGCAGTCGCAATTGACCTAGCTGAATCCACAGGTGGCGAGTCTTCACTTGCAGCCATATTTGTGACAGTAGCTGGAGTGACCGGAACAATCCTTTATTCTCTAATCTGTAAATGGTTCCGTATTGATCACGTAGTTGGTCGAGGAGTTGCCGTCGGGAGTGCATCACATGCGATCGGCACGGCAAAAGCACTGGAATTTAGTGAGGAAGAAGGAGCGATTAGCTCTGTGGCGATGACTTTATGTGCGATCATGGTGTCCATTCTTATTCCTGTTGTCGCTCTGATCTGGTTTTAA
- a CDS encoding CidA/LrgA family protein: MKMARMTLHLLILSGFYLLGVALQAWLSIPFPGSLLGMLLLLICLMSGMIPERFVDQGASYLLKHLSLLFIPIIAGIVAFPFLFTRYGLMLILVTMFSTLMIIIISGLVSQSLARKQERNT, from the coding sequence ATGAAAATGGCTCGAATGACATTGCATCTACTCATTTTGAGTGGATTTTATCTTTTGGGAGTTGCCTTACAAGCTTGGTTATCGATTCCTTTTCCAGGGAGTTTACTTGGTATGCTTCTTCTGTTGATCTGCTTAATGAGCGGAATGATTCCAGAGAGGTTTGTGGATCAAGGAGCTTCTTATTTACTTAAGCATCTTTCGTTATTATTTATTCCTATTATAGCTGGGATTGTTGCCTTCCCGTTTCTTTTCACTCGGTATGGGCTTATGTTGATTCTCGTTACCATGTTCAGCACGCTCATGATTATTATCATTTCTGGACTCGTCAGCCAATCCTTAGCACGAAAACAAGAAAGGAATACATAA
- the thpR gene encoding RNA 2',3'-cyclic phosphodiesterase, producing the protein MDNHFFIAIPLPKELKQHLKEQLRKTWDKNSFQKWVHEADYHITLVFLGAVSTDQRNNIVNRIHEQSVHWTPLTLKLEKTGTFGSQEIPRIYWIGLQEDDDLRTLQRDIQDIVASCGVQVDKRPYSPHITVARKWNLEAAFQAKHVTFIDKPITISHVDLFQSFPKLEPKYKPIHTFHLGRVDI; encoded by the coding sequence TTGGATAATCACTTCTTTATAGCAATACCACTACCGAAGGAATTAAAACAACATCTTAAGGAACAACTTAGAAAAACGTGGGACAAAAACAGCTTTCAGAAGTGGGTACATGAAGCAGACTACCACATTACGCTCGTATTTTTAGGAGCTGTCTCAACCGATCAAAGAAATAACATTGTGAATCGAATTCATGAACAGTCCGTCCATTGGACACCATTAACGTTAAAGCTAGAAAAAACGGGGACGTTTGGATCGCAGGAAATACCGCGCATTTATTGGATAGGGCTCCAGGAAGATGATGATCTAAGAACACTCCAAAGGGATATTCAAGATATTGTGGCTTCTTGTGGTGTTCAAGTAGACAAACGACCTTATTCTCCTCATATCACAGTAGCTAGGAAATGGAATCTGGAGGCGGCCTTTCAAGCTAAACACGTGACCTTTATTGATAAACCTATTACAATCTCTCATGTGGATTTGTTTCAATCCTTTCCAAAGCTTGAACCGAAATATAAACCAATCCATACATTTCATCTAGGACGTGTTGACATATGA
- the cysK gene encoding cysteine synthase A yields MNVYSNIAELIGNTPLIRLQRVADQSGADVYLKMESQNPSGSVKDRAAFNMIIEAEKSGLLKPGSTIIEPTSGNTGIGIAMNAAARGYKSILVMPDTMSEERINLLKAYGAKVVLTEGDKKMPGAIEKAHELVKEIPDSFMPMQFENPSNPDAHRKTTAHEIKRSLDQIDRKLSAFVAASGTGGTVTGTGEELKELYPDVSIHVVEPAGSPVLSGGKPGPHKLVGTSPGFVPPILNTEVYNEILKIKDEDAYRVTRALAREEGILVGPSSGAACFAALEVAKRLTPKDTVVAIACDTGERYLSTDLFTFE; encoded by the coding sequence ATGAACGTATATAGCAATATAGCAGAATTGATCGGAAATACTCCGCTCATTCGCTTACAACGCGTGGCTGATCAAAGTGGTGCCGACGTTTATTTAAAAATGGAATCTCAAAACCCCAGTGGTTCTGTAAAAGACCGAGCTGCTTTTAATATGATTATTGAGGCAGAGAAAAGCGGATTGTTGAAGCCTGGTTCAACGATCATCGAACCTACCAGCGGAAACACCGGGATTGGAATTGCAATGAATGCAGCTGCGCGAGGATACAAATCGATTCTCGTTATGCCTGACACGATGTCAGAGGAACGAATTAATCTGCTAAAGGCTTATGGAGCAAAGGTTGTCCTTACTGAGGGCGATAAGAAAATGCCAGGGGCCATTGAAAAAGCTCATGAACTCGTAAAGGAAATTCCAGACAGCTTTATGCCGATGCAATTTGAGAATCCTTCAAACCCAGATGCTCACCGAAAAACAACTGCACATGAAATTAAACGATCGTTGGACCAGATTGATCGTAAGCTTTCAGCGTTTGTTGCTGCTTCCGGGACAGGAGGAACTGTAACTGGAACGGGAGAGGAATTAAAAGAATTATATCCAGATGTGTCGATCCACGTGGTTGAACCCGCAGGCTCTCCAGTACTTTCTGGCGGGAAACCCGGACCTCATAAATTAGTTGGGACAAGCCCAGGTTTTGTTCCACCCATTTTAAATACAGAAGTATATAACGAGATTTTAAAAATTAAGGATGAAGATGCATACCGCGTGACACGTGCGCTTGCTCGCGAAGAAGGAATTTTAGTCGGTCCATCTTCTGGAGCTGCTTGCTTTGCAGCCTTAGAAGTAGCAAAACGATTAACGCCAAAAGATACAGTTGTAGCCATTGCATGTGATACCGGAGAGCGTTATCTTTCAACTGACTTATTTACATTTGAGTAA
- a CDS encoding DeoR family transcriptional regulator: MKTSTDRMLTRIKSIYLYIKQRGTVTTNELVEEFGITQRTIQRDLNVLEYNKLVTSPTRGKWSTTNKKTRVS; the protein is encoded by the coding sequence TTGAAAACTTCAACTGATCGCATGCTGACTCGTATTAAGTCCATTTACCTCTATATCAAACAAAGGGGGACCGTCACGACGAATGAATTGGTTGAAGAGTTCGGAATTACTCAACGGACGATCCAACGTGACTTGAACGTACTAGAGTATAACAAACTCGTGACAAGCCCTACACGTGGAAAATGGAGTACAACTAACAAAAAAACAAGGGTTTCGTAG
- a CDS encoding pseudouridine synthase, with protein sequence MRLDKLLADTGYGSRKEVKKLLKSGVVSVNQEVNKDPKTQVDPSTQEIIVAGEVVQYHSEVYLMLNKPKGVISATEDSMHKTVIDLVNDKWGSYSLFPVGRLDKDTEGLLLLTTDGAFSHRLMSPRRHVSKVYQAKIDGVVTEDDAEAFRVGVELDDGYVTKPAVLRILEADEHSHIELSITEGKFHQVKRMFKARGKTVLTLKRRAIGKLELDESLSPGECRELTEEELALFE encoded by the coding sequence ATGAGATTAGACAAGCTTCTAGCTGATACGGGCTATGGCTCTAGAAAAGAAGTGAAAAAGCTCCTTAAATCTGGGGTTGTTTCGGTTAACCAAGAAGTGAATAAAGATCCAAAAACACAAGTTGATCCAAGCACCCAGGAAATCATTGTGGCAGGTGAGGTTGTACAATATCATTCTGAGGTTTACTTAATGTTAAATAAACCAAAAGGGGTTATCTCTGCAACGGAGGATTCGATGCACAAGACAGTCATTGATCTAGTTAATGACAAATGGGGCTCCTATTCACTTTTCCCTGTTGGTCGATTAGATAAAGACACAGAAGGGTTATTACTGCTTACAACCGATGGTGCTTTTTCACACCGGTTGATGTCCCCAAGACGTCACGTATCAAAGGTGTATCAAGCAAAGATCGATGGGGTCGTGACAGAAGATGATGCAGAGGCATTTCGAGTGGGCGTTGAGCTTGATGATGGATACGTAACAAAGCCTGCTGTGCTTCGTATTTTGGAAGCAGATGAACACTCTCATATTGAGCTTTCGATAACAGAAGGGAAATTCCATCAAGTTAAGCGGATGTTTAAGGCAAGAGGAAAAACCGTCTTAACTCTTAAGCGCCGAGCAATAGGAAAACTTGAGCTTGATGAGTCCCTTTCACCTGGTGAATGTAGAGAACTAACAGAAGAAGAGCTAGCGCTTTTTGAATAA
- a CDS encoding FtsW/RodA/SpoVE family cell cycle protein → MLKSKLDYNMLFLLFLFMVISCFYIYEAQELQQYSTNFMLRQFIFFVALFILVTAMSYIDIDYIKQSHWFLYGFGIIILIGLLIVPDSLVRGEDNGAIRWYNLPVIGSFQPAELTKIFLIITFASIISKHKEGSSKWKSDVWLIAKVAALCFPVALLLIEQPDMGTIMQIAAIVLSVLLVSKVSLKWILSMILIPVTAILSFVMIYFTRMDLLEKFFFVHLEDYQVRRFHGWLNPTEYTDEAFQVNLAMRAVGSGRLNGIGAENNNYYIPEAHTDFIFAIIAHTHGFIVACILISIYFILLYHIVMIGFQSTNQFDLCICAGVAGLFAFQIFQNIGMNIGLLPVTGFSLPLVSYGGSSLLTAGLSLGLVLCVKANRREYMFEKTEEL, encoded by the coding sequence ATGTTAAAATCAAAGCTAGATTATAATATGCTATTTCTTCTGTTTCTTTTTATGGTCATTAGTTGTTTTTACATATATGAAGCACAAGAACTTCAACAATATTCAACAAACTTTATGCTCAGGCAATTCATCTTTTTTGTCGCATTATTTATACTAGTCACTGCTATGTCATACATTGACATTGATTATATTAAGCAGAGCCATTGGTTTTTATATGGATTTGGAATCATCATCCTAATAGGTCTTCTGATTGTACCGGATTCACTTGTAAGAGGAGAAGACAATGGAGCCATACGCTGGTATAACCTGCCAGTGATTGGTTCATTTCAACCGGCAGAGTTAACGAAGATCTTTTTGATTATTACCTTTGCAAGTATCATTAGCAAACATAAAGAAGGGTCTTCAAAATGGAAAAGCGATGTCTGGTTGATCGCAAAAGTGGCAGCTCTATGCTTTCCTGTTGCTTTGTTATTGATTGAACAGCCTGATATGGGAACGATCATGCAGATTGCGGCCATTGTTTTATCTGTCCTGCTCGTTTCAAAGGTAAGCTTAAAATGGATACTCTCCATGATTCTCATCCCTGTGACAGCAATACTTAGCTTTGTCATGATCTACTTTACACGGATGGATCTACTAGAAAAATTCTTTTTCGTTCATCTTGAGGATTATCAGGTAAGACGGTTTCATGGATGGCTGAACCCAACAGAATATACGGATGAAGCGTTTCAGGTGAATTTAGCGATGAGAGCTGTCGGTTCGGGACGATTAAATGGTATCGGAGCAGAAAATAATAATTACTATATTCCTGAAGCGCATACCGACTTTATCTTTGCTATTATTGCACATACACATGGATTCATTGTGGCGTGTATACTCATAAGTATTTACTTCATTCTGTTATATCATATTGTCATGATCGGGTTCCAATCAACAAACCAATTTGATCTATGTATCTGTGCAGGAGTAGCAGGATTATTTGCGTTTCAGATCTTCCAAAACATCGGAATGAATATCGGTCTACTACCCGTTACGGGATTCTCGTTGCCGCTCGTTAGTTATGGAGGGAGTTCACTTTTGACCGCCGGTTTATCGCTTGGTTTAGTACTGTGTGTCAAAGCAAACCGGAGAGAATATATGTTTGAAAAGACTGAGGAATTGTAG
- the rodA gene encoding rod shape-determining protein RodA produces MQEKKSSLQQLDYTLLFLMFVLMCISLLAIYSASGQYSVDPSYFVIRQLIWFAVGAVIIVGVMFVDYDFFKNLTVPVYAFGMLLLLIVEFFGVYRNGAQRWINLGVTEIQPSEFMKIFLILALAHLLYKVTTHRKDTSIQGDLMILLKILALGVPPFFLVLKQPDLGTALVIASIIGVMILMSGIRWRILVFISVLAIFGISVLVWLYNAHFDIFSIFIKSHQLDRILGWLDPDGDTSGIGYQLNLALQGIGSGQFYGSGFMQGVQTQSDTLPEIHTDFIFAAIGEEFGFFGAMVLLVTYFLLFYRMIMIALTCNNLYGSYLVAGVIGLLVFQVFQNIAMTIGLMPITGLALPFISYGGSALLTNMLAMGIILNVNMRTKHYMFEARESVAE; encoded by the coding sequence ATGCAAGAAAAAAAATCAAGCCTTCAACAGCTTGACTATACGTTACTGTTTCTAATGTTTGTGTTAATGTGTATTAGTTTGTTGGCCATTTATAGTGCGTCCGGACAATACAGTGTCGACCCTAGTTATTTTGTGATTAGACAGCTTATCTGGTTTGCTGTTGGTGCCGTCATTATAGTTGGTGTGATGTTTGTTGATTATGATTTCTTTAAAAATCTTACAGTTCCTGTCTATGCGTTTGGTATGCTTCTCTTATTGATTGTTGAATTTTTTGGAGTCTATCGCAATGGAGCGCAACGGTGGATTAACTTAGGTGTAACAGAGATTCAGCCATCGGAGTTTATGAAGATTTTTTTGATTCTTGCTCTTGCACATTTGTTATATAAAGTGACTACTCATCGAAAAGACACGTCCATTCAAGGCGATTTAATGATTCTGCTAAAAATATTAGCATTGGGAGTCCCACCATTTTTCCTGGTTCTTAAGCAGCCGGATTTAGGGACTGCGCTAGTTATTGCAAGTATCATCGGTGTTATGATCTTAATGTCAGGAATTAGGTGGCGGATTTTAGTTTTCATATCCGTACTAGCCATATTTGGAATTTCGGTTCTCGTTTGGCTCTATAATGCACATTTTGATATATTCAGTATCTTTATTAAGTCTCACCAGCTTGACCGAATTCTTGGTTGGCTGGATCCTGATGGAGATACATCGGGGATCGGTTATCAATTAAATCTGGCATTACAAGGGATTGGTTCAGGGCAGTTTTATGGAAGTGGGTTTATGCAAGGCGTTCAAACTCAAAGCGATACTCTCCCTGAAATCCATACCGACTTTATCTTTGCGGCCATCGGTGAAGAATTCGGGTTCTTTGGAGCAATGGTCCTTCTAGTGACCTATTTCTTACTATTTTACCGTATGATTATGATTGCCCTAACGTGTAATAATCTGTACGGCTCATATCTAGTTGCTGGAGTAATTGGTTTGCTTGTTTTCCAAGTCTTTCAAAACATTGCGATGACGATCGGTTTAATGCCAATTACAGGTCTTGCGTTGCCGTTTATTAGCTACGGGGGAAGTGCGTTACTCACGAATATGCTCGCTATGGGAATTATTCTGAATGTAAATATGAGAACAAAGCATTATATGTTTGAAGCGAGAGAATCAGTTGCTGAATAA